Within Eggerthella sp. YY7918, the genomic segment CATGGGCCTCATGGCATCGGTAATCGCTTTGCCGGAAAACCGGTTTCCTTCTTTTGAAATGACCGCAGCGATGGCACACCCGGAAGGAATACGCACTTGACCTTCCTTTTTCATCACACGGCCACCTCTCCCATTTCGCCGGTGCGAATGCGCACGACTTCATCCACGGGGAAAATGAATACCTTGCCATCCCCTACTTCACCGGTACGCGTCGTCGCGCAAATAAGATCGACCAGGGATTGCACTTGACCATCTTCCACCACCAGTTCGAATTTCACCTTTGGAATCATATTCAGCATCACTTCTGACCCGCGGTAGAATTCCTTCCACCCGTGCTGATTGCCGCAACCCTGCACTTGCGAGATTGTCATGCCGTTCACCTGCGCAGCAAACAGAGCTTCTTTTAATGGTTCAAGTTTTTCAGGCCGCACAATTGCGGTTATCTTTTTCATATACTTTGCTCCTTTAATCCAAACCCACATAGGCGGGATAAGCGCTTTCGCCATGCGCGGCCACATCAAGTCCCTGCGATTCGTCCTGCTCGCTTACACGCAAGCTGCCCCGAAACGCCGCTTTTAGCAAAAAGCCCAGCACGATATCGGCCACGCCCACAAACGCAATGGTTATCGCGATGCCCAGTATCTGGCTTATCAGAAGCGACGGATCACCTGTGTAAAGCAGACCGCCAAAATCAGTCCACGAAAGTTCGGGAACGCAGAACAGACCCGTCAATACACCCCCGACAATTCCCCCAACGCAATGACAGCCAAAGGCATCGAGCGCATCATCAAATCCCAAGCGCCTTTTCAAAACTGAAATGGCGAAATAGCATATCGGCGAAACGATAAGACCCATGATCAGTGCGGCTCCGGGTTCCACAAATCCTGCGGCGGGCGTAATGACCACCAGACCAGCCACCAACCCCGTAGCAGCGCCCACAAGCGTGGGCTTGCCCGCACGCACCCGCTCAACCAACATCCACGAAACAAGGGCGCTACCCGAAGCGACGAGGGTGTTCACGAGCGCAAGAGCTGCTACACCATCTGCCGCAAACTGCGAACCTGCGTTGAACCCAAACCAGCCGAACCATAAAAGCGTCGCGCCTAAAGCCACAAAAGGAACGTTGTGGGGTCGATAGCTCACCAGACCATAGCCCCGCCTTTTTCCCGCAATGAGGCAAAGAATAAGACCTGTCAAACCCGAGCTGATATGCACAACATCCCCACCTGCAAAGTCAAGTGCACCAATCGCCTCGCCGATAAGACTGCCTTCTCCGCCCCAGACCATATGGGCAAGCGGCGGATACACCACGATCGTCCACACAGCCAAAAACGCGCACACTGCACCAAACTTCATACGCCCCGCTACAGCACCGGTGATAATAGCCGTAGTGATCATGCAAAAAGCCGCCTGAAATGCCACGTCGGCGAGGGCGGGATAGGTGTCATGACTCAGCGCCGCGGGACTATCGCTTATTACGTTACCGACAAGCCCGGTAAGACCCAGCTGATCGAATCCTCCAAAAAACGGGAGAGATCCGTCACCCCCATAGGCAAACGACCAGCCGCACAACGTCCAGGTAATACCTACGATGCCGACGACCGCAAACACCATGATCATGGTGTTGACAACGTTTTTACGCCGGCTAAGACCACCGTAAAAGAAAGCCAATCCTGGCGTCATCAGACATACAAGCATGGCGCACATCAGCATAAAACCCGTAGAACCCGCATCAAACATATGCTCTTACTCCTTCACGATAGAACCGTTCGTCCCTAGCCTCACTCTGCCGATTTCACCCGCAGGGGACTCACTGCACGCTATAAAGCACATCAGCATACGAGGGATAGGGCCAGTATTCTTTTGCGGTCAACGTTTCTGCCTCGTCGCAGGAAACACGCAGTTCACTCATGAGGTTGAGCAGCGTGTCGCGAATCATGATGGATTCAGAGCCAACATCGGAGGCCTCCTGGATGGTAAGCAGGACTTCTTCTAACTCCTCGGCCTTTGCTGAAATATCGTCAAGCAGAACGGAGAGAGTTTTTACCAACTTAGTTTCATACTTACAGGGAAGGGATGAGTCGATCGCCCGCTTCGCCGCCGTCGCACGCGCTACCTTGGCGGCATACATTTCAATTGCCGGTGCAATCTGAGTCTTGGCCATTGCCACCATCGTTTGAGCCTCAATCACTACTGACTTACAGTAGTTTCCCAGCATGATTTCGTAACGAGATTTCAGTTCCGCCTCGGAATACACCCCCTGCGCGGTCAACATGTCGACATTTTTCTTGTCAAGCAAATGTGGCATGCAATCTGGCGTTGTCCGGTAATTAAGAAGCCCACGTTTTTCGGTGGCTTCCTTAATCCAGTTGCTGTCATAGCCGTTGCTGTTGAAGATAACGTTTTTGTGATCCTTGATCGTTTTGCGAATAAGCTCGTTAAGCATTGTCTGGAAGTCGTCGGCCTTCTCCAGACGGTCGGCATAGCTCTTGAGGCTTTCGGCAACAGCGGCATTCAACATAATGTTGGTGCAGGCAATACTGTTGGCGGAACCCAACATCCGAAACTCAAACTTGTTGCCGGTGAAAGCAAAAGGAGACGTCCTGTTGCGGTCAGTCGTATCGCGGTTGAATTTCGGTAAGACGTCAACACCAAGCTCCATCTGGGTTTTTTCGGTACCTTCATACGGCGTACCTGTTTCGATAGCGTTCAGGATGGCGCTTAATTCGTCTCCCAAGAAAATGGAGACAACTGCGGGAGGCGCCTCATTTGCCCCTAGGCGATGATCGTTACCCGCCGTTGCAACCGCAATGCGCAACAAGTCCTGATACTCATCCACCGCCTTGATAACGGCGCAAACGAAGAAGAGAAACTGTGCGTTTTCATACGGCGTTTCGCCAGGAGAAAATAAGTTTTGCCCCGTATCGGTGGCAAGCGACCAGTTGTTGTGTTTGCCGCTTCCATTCACGCCCGCAAACGGTTTCTCGTGCAGCAGACACACCAAACCGTGTTTTGCCGCGACCTTTTGCATGATTTCCATCGTAAGCTGATTGTGGTCGGTCGCAACGTTGGTCGACGCGTAAATGGGCGCCAATTCGTGTTGAGCCGGAGCCACTTCGTTGTGCTCGGTTTTAGCCAGAATACCCAGCTTCCACAGCTCGTGATTAAGCTCTTCCATATAGGCGGCCACACGCGGCTTGATGGTGCCGAAATAGTGGTCGTCCATTTCTTGGCTCTTCGGAGGCTTGGCCCCAAACAGCGTACGACCCGTGATGCGCAAGTCGGGGCGACGATCATACATCTCCTTGGTTATGAGGAAGTATTCTTGCTCGGGTCCCACAAAGGAGCGAACGTACTTTGCTTCCTGATTTCCAAAAAGGCGAAGCATGCGAAGTGCTTGGGTGTTGAGCGCTTCCATCGAGCGCAGAAGCGGGGTCTTCTTATCAAGCGCATGTCCGTCGTAGGAGCAAAAGGCGGTGGGGATGCACAGCGTTTTGCCCTTGATAAACGCATAGGAGGTAGGATCCCATGCGGTATACCCGCGCGCCTCAAACGTGGCACGCAAACCTCCCGAGGGAAACGAGGATGCGTCTGGCTCGCCCTTTACCAGCTCTTTTCCCGAGAATTCCATGATGACGCCGCCATCAGGAGCGGGGGCAATAAAGCTGTCGTGCTTTTCTGCGGTGATGCCGGTCAAAGGTTGAAACCAGTGGGTGTAATGTGTTGCGCCTTTTTCGATGGCCCAGTCCTTCATCGCCGAAGCGACGGCATCAATAACGCTTCCATCAAGGCGTTCGCCCTCGTCAATGGTCTTTCGCAAAGAGGCATATACCTCTGATGACAAGGTTGCCTTCATCACTCTGTCGTCAAAAACAAGACTGCCGAAATACTCAGGTACTGTTCCCATGCTCACTTCCCTTTCGCTCAAAAACAAAGGCGTCCCTTATGCCGAAGCACAAAAGACGCCTTTGTCTATGGACCCGCCTATGCAGTTTTCGAGACGAAAAAGGCGCCCTCGAGCCTGAGCGCTCGAAGACGCCTTTGCCTTCACGGCGGGTTATATTACGACGGAAAAAATGATCTGTCAAATAACTTTTTCACTTTTTTTGCCGCAAAACCGTCGTGAACAATTGACAAACATGACGCAAAAGAGTATCAACATTTCTGGAGAAAAGCGCTGTGACTACCAGCACTAATGCCGGCAGCCCCTTCGCTTTCCCGCATAACAACAATCAAAGAAACACAAAGGCAATGGCGTCTTTGGGGTAAGTCACCCAAGATGCCATTGCCTTTTTTGTTGCAAGAAACCAAGGAGACGTGATGACAAAATATTTATTTGTAACAGGGGGCGTTGTATCCGGCCTAGGAAAAGGCATTACCGCCGCATCACTGGGACGGCTGCTGAAAGATCGCGGTCTTAAAGTTGCCGCCCAGAAGCTGGATCCCTACATCAATGTAGACCCCGGTACCATGAGCCCCTTTCAACACGGAGAGGTCTATGTGACCGAAGACGGCGCCGAGACCGACCTTGACCTTGGCCACTACGAACGCTTTATCGATGAGAACTTGAATAGATACTCCAATCTCACAACCGGTAAGGTGTACTGGAATGTTTTAAACAAAGAGCGGCGCGGCGAATATCTGGGCTCTACCGTACAGGTTATCCCCCACGTTACAAACGAGATAAAAGCGTTCATTTACGCGCTTGGCGAAAAAACGAACGCTGACGTGGTCATAACCGAAATTGGCGGAACGATTGGCGACATTGAATCGCAACCCTTTCTTGAAGCGGTCCGCCAAATATCATTGGAGGTCGGCCGGAGCAACAGCCTTTTCATTCACGTAACGCTGGTGCCCTTTCTGAGCGGCTCCGAAGAACACAAGTCCAAGCCCACGCAACACTCGGTCAAAGAGCTGCAAGGAATGGGCATCAATCCCGACATCATCGTTTTACGCTGCGATAAGCCCCTTGAGGACTCCATCTTCAAAAAGATTTCTCTGTTTTGCAACGTTGAAAGCGACTGTGTGATTGAAAACATTACGCTTTCAACCTTATACGAAGCTCCCCTGATGCTAGAGAAGCAAAACTTCTCTTCTGTCGTCTGCCGCAAGCTCAGCATCAGTGCGACACCGCCCGATCTGGCCGAGTGGACGCGCATGATCGAGCAAAGCAAAACCTGTTTGCACAGCGCGAATATCGGACTGGTGGGCAAATACACCGAGCTTCACGATGCGTATATGTGGTCGCCTCTGAATCGTGTGCACTGAAGGCAGTAGGCGCTGACTTTGTGCGCGATGTTGAACCAGGTGAAATTCTCGTATTCAGTAAAGGGGGCATTACCTCCCGAAAAGAACACTGCGGCACAAAGGATAAACGGCCCTGCATCTTCGAATATATCTATTTCGCTCGCCCTGATTCGGTCATCGATAAGGTTTCGGTTCACGCTTCACGCCTGCGCGCCGGTCGTATTCTGGCTCAGACCCACCCCGTGCCAGCAGATATCGTGATAGGGGTGCCCGACTCAGGGCTTGATGCGGCACTTGGCTACAGCCAAGAATCAGGTATCCCTTATGGCATGGGGCTGATAAAGAACAAGTACATCGGCAGAACGTTTATCACGCCAAAAGATGCCCGTCTGGACAAGGTAAACATTAAACTTTCGGCAATAGAGGAGATTATAAAAAACAAGCGCATCGTCCTGATCGACGACTCCATTGTGCGGGGCACCACAAGCGGTCGCATTGTGAAGCTTCTCCGAGAGGCGGGAGCTGCAGAGATACATATGCGTATTTCGTCCCCACCTTTTCTGCATCCGTGCTATTACGGCACCGATATCGACTCGGAAGACCACTTGATTGCCTGCAAGCACCCCGTTTCCGAAATAGCGCGCATCATCGGGGCCGATTCCCTTGGCTATTTGCCACTCGACAGCCTGAAACAGC encodes:
- a CDS encoding P-II family nitrogen regulator encodes the protein MKKITAIVRPEKLEPLKEALFAAQVNGMTISQVQGCGNQHGWKEFYRGSEVMLNMIPKVKFELVVEDGQVQSLVDLICATTRTGEVGDGKVFIFPVDEVVRIRTGEMGEVAV
- a CDS encoding ammonium transporter; its protein translation is MFDAGSTGFMLMCAMLVCLMTPGLAFFYGGLSRRKNVVNTMIMVFAVVGIVGITWTLCGWSFAYGGDGSLPFFGGFDQLGLTGLVGNVISDSPAALSHDTYPALADVAFQAAFCMITTAIITGAVAGRMKFGAVCAFLAVWTIVVYPPLAHMVWGGEGSLIGEAIGALDFAGGDVVHISSGLTGLILCLIAGKRRGYGLVSYRPHNVPFVALGATLLWFGWFGFNAGSQFAADGVAALALVNTLVASGSALVSWMLVERVRAGKPTLVGAATGLVAGLVVITPAAGFVEPGAALIMGLIVSPICYFAISVLKRRLGFDDALDAFGCHCVGGIVGGVLTGLFCVPELSWTDFGGLLYTGDPSLLISQILGIAITIAFVGVADIVLGFLLKAAFRGSLRVSEQDESQGLDVAAHGESAYPAYVGLD
- a CDS encoding glutamine synthetase III, translated to MGTVPEYFGSLVFDDRVMKATLSSEVYASLRKTIDEGERLDGSVIDAVASAMKDWAIEKGATHYTHWFQPLTGITAEKHDSFIAPAPDGGVIMEFSGKELVKGEPDASSFPSGGLRATFEARGYTAWDPTSYAFIKGKTLCIPTAFCSYDGHALDKKTPLLRSMEALNTQALRMLRLFGNQEAKYVRSFVGPEQEYFLITKEMYDRRPDLRITGRTLFGAKPPKSQEMDDHYFGTIKPRVAAYMEELNHELWKLGILAKTEHNEVAPAQHELAPIYASTNVATDHNQLTMEIMQKVAAKHGLVCLLHEKPFAGVNGSGKHNNWSLATDTGQNLFSPGETPYENAQFLFFVCAVIKAVDEYQDLLRIAVATAGNDHRLGANEAPPAVVSIFLGDELSAILNAIETGTPYEGTEKTQMELGVDVLPKFNRDTTDRNRTSPFAFTGNKFEFRMLGSANSIACTNIMLNAAVAESLKSYADRLEKADDFQTMLNELIRKTIKDHKNVIFNSNGYDSNWIKEATEKRGLLNYRTTPDCMPHLLDKKNVDMLTAQGVYSEAELKSRYEIMLGNYCKSVVIEAQTMVAMAKTQIAPAIEMYAAKVARATAAKRAIDSSLPCKYETKLVKTLSVLLDDISAKAEELEEVLLTIQEASDVGSESIMIRDTLLNLMSELRVSCDEAETLTAKEYWPYPSYADVLYSVQ
- a CDS encoding CTP synthase → MTKYLFVTGGVVSGLGKGITAASLGRLLKDRGLKVAAQKLDPYINVDPGTMSPFQHGEVYVTEDGAETDLDLGHYERFIDENLNRYSNLTTGKVYWNVLNKERRGEYLGSTVQVIPHVTNEIKAFIYALGEKTNADVVITEIGGTIGDIESQPFLEAVRQISLEVGRSNSLFIHVTLVPFLSGSEEHKSKPTQHSVKELQGMGINPDIIVLRCDKPLEDSIFKKISLFCNVESDCVIENITLSTLYEAPLMLEKQNFSSVVCRKLSISATPPDLAEWTRMIEQSKTCLHSANIGLVGKYTELHDAYMWSPLNRVH
- a CDS encoding amidophosphoribosyltransferase, translated to MRDVEPGEILVFSKGGITSRKEHCGTKDKRPCIFEYIYFARPDSVIDKVSVHASRLRAGRILAQTHPVPADIVIGVPDSGLDAALGYSQESGIPYGMGLIKNKYIGRTFITPKDARLDKVNIKLSAIEEIIKNKRIVLIDDSIVRGTTSGRIVKLLREAGAAEIHMRISSPPFLHPCYYGTDIDSEDHLIACKHPVSEIARIIGADSLGYLPLDSLKQLIGSDKFCSACFSGTYPTPIPTDTRKDRFERRLSEVAVQNSASTADTIDSDTEE